A genomic region of Plasmodium falciparum 3D7 genome assembly, chromosome: 11 contains the following coding sequences:
- a CDS encoding rifin: MKLHYTKILLFSLQLNILMLSSYAHIKKKIYITPQIPITTSRVLSECDVQTSIYDYDEDMKSVKDNFDRQTSHRFEEYEKRMNVKRQKCKEQCDKEVQKIILKDKIEKELTVKFGALHTHITIEDIPTCICDKSLSDKVEKTCLNCGGILGTVVPGWGILGSIGFYGFVNSIAIDVAVKEGIAKVLHELKEITALEILLNNKLEALVTPETYACTNALNKSIMAAKLTICKASPQPAPCSPKLFDLSVIAPKVHNATMEGINTAKAAEVNTWNTAFSSPAFFSNPIVISAIVLICIAVILLIIYLILRYRRKKQMNKKLKYIKLLKE; this comes from the exons atgaaactgCACTAcactaaaatattattattttcccttcaattaaatatattgatgttatcatcatat gcacatattaaaaaaaaaatatacattacaCCACAAATACCAATTACTACATCACGAGTGTTAAGCGAATGTGACGTACAAACGTCAATTTATGATTATGATGAGGATATGAAATCTGTGAAGGATAATTTCGATCGACAAACCTCACATCGTTTTGAAGAATACGAAAAGCGTATGAATGTTAAACGCCAAAAATGTAAAGAACAATGTGATAAAGAagtacaaaaaattatattaaaagataaaatcgAAAAAGAATTAACAGTAAAGTTCGGAGCATTACACACTCATATAACTATTGAGGATATACCTACTTGTATTTGTGATAAATCTTTATCAGATAAAGTTGAAAAAACATGTTTAAATTGTGGAGGTATATTAGGTACGGTTGTACCAGGATGGGGTATTCTAGGTAGCATTGGTTTTTATGGATTTGTAAATTCTATTGCTATTGACGTCGCGGTAAAAGAGGGTATTGCTAAAGTTCTTCatgaattaaaagaaataactGCTCTAGAAATATTACTTAACAATAAACTTGAAGCTCTAGTTACTCCAGAAACATATGCATGTACGAATGCACTTAATAAGTCTATAATGGCTGCAAAATTAACAATATGTAAAGCAAGTCCTCAACCAGCTCCATGTTCACCCAAATTGTTTGATCTTAGTGTAATAGCTCCTAAAGTACATAATGCTACAATGGAAGGTATTAACACTGCTAAAGCTGCAGAGGTCAATACATGGAATACTGCATTTTCATCACCTGCATTTTTTTCTAACCCTATCGTAATTTCTGCTATAGTACTAATTTGTATAGCTGTTAtacttttaattatttatttaattttacgttatcgaagaaaaaaacaaatgaacaaaaaactcaaatatataaaattattaaaagaatag
- a CDS encoding Pfmc-2TM Maurer's cleft two transmembrane protein gives MFFYIYKIYIFTIILCASNLFNDNGVENGTYKSSYHNGGIQFRMLAQNNTNKKSNGNTLTNILLKDKGEKGGKKKNPDDQISDLVNLVDNMNITQEKKNEIKNLTLKYMNSDDIKEKNKSINELKKYSNNEECKEHMDNYLMYLRMQNDIKCLKRKNFWNNIWINSINFFVIIIMIACVVVGLIEASSISYPLCIFPVFMLYMLVRFFPDMKMGFKKIKETCTNFFQKKKK, from the exons atgtttttttatatttataaaatatatatttttaccatAATACTATGTGCATCGAATCTATTTAATGac aATGGAGTAGAAAATGGAACATACAAATCATCATACCATAATGGAGGGATACAATTCAGAATGTTAGCACAAAACaacacaaataaaaaatcaaatgGAAATACCTTAACGAATATATTGTTAAAAGATAAAGGCGAAAAAGgtggtaaaaaaaaaaatcctgATGATCAAATTTCAGATCTAGTTAATTTAGtggataatatgaatataactcaagaaaaaaaaaatgaaatcaaAAATCTcacattaaaatatatgaatagtgacgatataaaagaaaaaaataaatcaattaATGAACTTAAAAAATACAGTAATAACGAAGAATGTAAAGAACATAtggataattatttaatgtatCTTCGTAtgcaaaatgatataaaatgtttaaaaagaaaaaatttctGGAATAATATTTGGATTAATTCAATTAACTTCTTCGTAATCATTATAATGATAGCATGTGTAGTTGTGGGTTTAATTGAAGCATCTTCTATATCTTATCCTCTATGTATTTTTCCagtttttatgttatatatgcTTGTTCGTTTCTTTCCTGATATGAAAATgggttttaaaaaaataaaagaaactTGCACAAAttttttccaaaaaaaaaaaaaataa